In Sebaldella termitidis ATCC 33386, one DNA window encodes the following:
- a CDS encoding toxin-antitoxin system YwqK family antitoxin gives MKKVILFLGIFFMSFLGYSENFKGTDKEFMEIFNPNFDTFTKKDGSVYTGKIEVTRSATGKPWFVMDIKDGKKNGKVVFYFQDGKMKSESNYDRGRITGKYVFYDGKGKVLYETTLKNGTGQTKDYTEDGKLTLVIDYVNGVKEGKVTTYNLDGTVKNVTYYSDGREDVAPDAVPVSVPATVKANTEKKAVLLEIKAKMINIEKELYADYYNLFTPVKSKI, from the coding sequence ATGAAAAAAGTAATACTGTTTTTAGGGATATTCTTTATGAGTTTTTTAGGGTATTCTGAGAATTTTAAAGGAACAGACAAAGAATTTATGGAGATATTCAATCCCAATTTTGATACATTTACTAAAAAAGACGGAAGTGTATATACAGGAAAAATAGAAGTTACAAGAAGTGCTACAGGAAAGCCCTGGTTTGTAATGGATATAAAGGACGGTAAGAAAAACGGAAAAGTAGTCTTTTATTTTCAGGATGGTAAAATGAAATCCGAATCAAATTATGACAGAGGAAGAATAACAGGAAAGTATGTTTTTTATGATGGAAAAGGGAAGGTTCTATATGAGACAACCCTGAAAAACGGTACCGGTCAGACAAAGGATTATACTGAAGACGGAAAGCTTACTCTTGTAATAGATTATGTAAACGGAGTAAAAGAAGGAAAAGTAACAACATATAATTTAGACGGTACAGTGAAGAATGTGACATACTATTCTGACGGGAGAGAAGATGTTGCTCCGGATGCAGTTCCTGTGTCAGTACCAGCCACTGTAAAAGCAAATACGGAAAAGAAGGCAGTACTTTTGGAAATAAAAGCAAAGATGATAAACATAGAAAAAGAGCTGTATGCTGATTACTATAATTTATTTACACCGGTAAAATCGAAAATTTAG